The following is a genomic window from Thalassoglobus sp. JC818.
GTGGAATGGAACGCCGACTTGGCACCAATCCAATCAGCATGTCTGGTCCATCGATCAATGGACCACTCGTCCTCGACATGACCACCAGCGCAACCGCCGAAGGAAAGTTGCGCGTCGCAAAACAATCGGGAAAGACTGTCCCTGACGGAATGATCATCGACGGGTACGGAAAACCTTCCTGTGATCCGAATGCCTACTATGACAAGCCATTCGGCTCTATCCTCCCGCTCGGAGGTCCCGGATTGGGACACAAAGGGTACGGTCTTTCCGTCATGGTCGACGTCTTCTGCGGCATGCTTTCCGGCAGCGGTGTCTGCCGCACAGATCTCCCTCGTGGAGCCAACGGGGTTTGGCTGCACCTGATGGATGTCGAACAATTCCTTCCACGCGATGAGTATGATGAGTGGATGTCGAAATACGTGAGCCATCTGAAAGATTGCCCACGATTGCCCGGAGTTGACGAAATCCTCCTTCCGGGAGAACTCGAAGAACGAGTCAAGCAACAGCGCTCAGCCAACGGAGTCGAAATTCCACCAGAGACTTGGAGACAAATCTCGGAGTTGGCGGCATCATTGAATGTCTCTCTCGATTTCGCGGCAGAGAGTTCATCGTAAAAGCTCAAACTAACTTCAGCGACACGCGTCTTCATTCAACTTAAGGTCGCTTCATGCTTCGTATCTCGACGGTCCTCAGAAGTATTCTTCCGCTCGTCGCTGTCATGATTTCGACAGCGACGGGACAGGAAATCGATTTCACGAGAGACATTCGTCCAATCCTTTCAGGGAGATGCTATGCCTGTCATGGTCCCGATCCGGAAACTCGTGAAGCTGGCCTGAGACTCGATCAGGAAGAGGCATCACAACAGACTCTCGACAGCGGCGAAGCAGCGATCGTTCCCCATGACTGGAGCAAGAGCGAACTCATCGTTCGCGTGACCACGTCAGACGACTACTCACGGATGCCTCCGCCGGAGCACGGAGCTGCGCTGACAGCAAAAGAGATTGACCTGATCAAACGATGGATTGAACAGGGAGCAAATTACGCTCGCCATTGGTCATTCGATCCCCCTCAACGCCCCGACCTCCCGGATGTGGGCAACTCCAACTGGCCGCTGAATCCGATCGACAATTTCGTTCTGGACCGATTGGATCAAGAAGGGCTCAAGCCATCTCCGATGGCCGACCGCAGCACACTCATTCGCAGAGTCTCTCTCGATCTGACAGGACTTCCCCCAACCCCCGGAGAAGTCGAAAGCTTCGTCAATGACAATTCCCCCGACGCTTACGAACGCCTCGTCGAGCGACTACTCAGCTCGCCACGATTCGGCGAACGTTGGGGGCGGATCTGGCTCGACCTTGCTCGCTATGCAGACTCGGCTGGGTACGCTGATGATCCTCCGCGAGAGATCTGGAAGTACCGCGACTGGGTCATTAACGCGATCAACGACGGAATGCCCTTCGACCAGTTCACGATTGAACAAATCGCCGGCGACCTTCTTCCCGATCCGACAGACAATCAGTTAATCGCAACCGCGTTTCATCGGAACACGATGACCAACAGCGAAGGAGGAACCGATGACGAAGAGTTTCGCAGTGCTGCGATCGTTGATCGTGTGAATACAACCATGCAAACCTGGATGGGTTTGACGATGGGATGTGCGCAATGCCACACGCACAAATACGATCCGATCACCCAGACGGAATACTATCAGGTGTACGCCATCTTCAATCAAACTGAAGATGCCGATCGGCGTGATGAAGCCCCTGTCCTTAAAACCTGGACACCTGAACTCCTCGTCAAAAAACAGCGGCTCGAAGAACGAATCCGCTCGTTGCAGAAACAACTCGATGAAAGTGCCAGCCCCGGTAACTCCGAACTCGTTGGCGCGGGTACTCCAACAGGCCCTGTGGTTGCACGGTATGTCAGAATCGAACTTCCCGAAGAAGACCAGATACTTTCGCTGGCGGAAGTTCAAGTCTTTTCCGGTGATGAAAACCTGGCACTCAACAAACCCGCAACGCAAAGCTCCACAGCTTATGACGGCCCGCCTGAGTTGGCAGTTGACGGGAATACTTCGGGAGAGTTCTTCGAGCAAAAATCCACGACACACACCGAAAAGGAAAACTCGCCGTGGTGGATGGTCGACCTGCAACGCGATGCAGAGATTAGCCTCATCAAAGTCTGGAATCGAAACGATAGTCCAACGATCTTCCAAAGACTCAACGGTTTTCGTGTCGTGCTCCTTGATCAGGAGAAAAAACCGGTTTGGGCGAAGACTGTTTCAAAAGCTGCCGAGTTCGACTCGACAATCCAAGTTCCTCAAACCGAAACTGCCTTTTCGAACGACGAAGTTCGCGAACTCATCACAGTCCTGCAGCAGCACTCACCGCGCATCAAAGCGTTGCAGAAAGAGATCGATCAACTCAAAAAGCAACAGGCAAACCTGTCGCCGATCAACACTCCGATCATGCGTGAACTCCCCGCTGAGAAACAGCGGACAACGCACATTCAAATTCGCGGCAACTTTCTCGACCTTGGCGATGAAGTTCAGGCTGGTGTCTTGAACGAGTTCCATCCGATCGAAGTTGACACTCCCAATCGACTCGAATTCGCCCGCTGGTTGATGTCTCCCGACAATCCGCTGACTGCACGAGTTCTGGCCAATCGCCACTGGGAAGTTCTCTTCGGACGAGGCCTCGTGGAAACCAGTGAAGACTTTGGAATGCAGGGAGAGCTTCCCAGCCACCCCGAATTGCTCGACTGGCTGGCGACCCGTTTCATCGAATCGGGCTGGAGCCAGAAAGACCTGATTCGTTTAATTGTGATATCGGCCACTTACCGACAGTCCTCCGACACCACTCCTGAGATCATCGAGCGAGATCCCGCGAACCGACTACTTACCCGAGGACCACGGTTCCGCCTCTCCGCTGAACTCATTCGCGATCAGGCCCTCTCTCTTTCAGGTTTGCTCAGCGACAAAATGCTTGGAGCGTCGGTCAATCCTCCTCGTCCGAAACTCGGCCTTAAGGCAGCTTTTGGAGGCTCAACCGACTGGGAAACCAGCACCGGAGAAGACAAGTTCCGTCGAGGGATCTACACCACCTGGAGAAGGTCGATTCCATATCCCTCGATGGACGCATTCGATGCTCCGAGTCGGGAAATCTGCACCGTTCGGCGAATCCGAACAAACACCCCACTGCAGGCCCTCGTCACTCTCAATGACCCGGTCTATGTCGAAGCTGCGCAAGCTCTGGCAGGTCGAATCCTCACCGAAGGCGGAGATGAGCTTGAAAAACGCCTCACGTACGGGTTCCAACTCTGTACGTCCCGATCCCCGAATCCCTCTGAGCTGGAAGTTCTGACGAGAACATTTCAACTCGTGCAATCTCAGTTCGAATCGAAAGAGCAAGAGGCTGCCAAGCTGCGAGCCATCCCAGAGATCGCCGAAAGCGATGTCTCATTCGCCGAGCAGGCGAGCTGGACGACCTTGTCAAATGTTTTACTGAATCTTGACGAAACCTTAACGCGTCGGTGACACTCTCCAGCGGCTTGTTGTCAGCGTCGATGGCTCTGACATTTCGCCGATTTGAGATTTTTAAGAGTAGATTTATCAAGATGGTTTCCCCACGCTTCCTGCCGTTGTTTCTGAGTTTACTGACAACGCTTCCGCTGCTGACATCCGGTTGTGCGCCCAAGATTCAGGCTGTCGACGACCTGAACGGGATTCAGTCGACTTTCGACCAATTCAAGACAGCTGTCCGAAACCGCGAGGGAGACGCCGCAGCTGCACTCGTCACAGAGAACTCGATTGAGCGCTTCGACGAACTTCGAAGCTGGGCAGTCTCCGACTCGCCAGAGCAGCTCTCAGAGCGCCCCGTTCTTGAGCAAATCGAAGTCTTGAGGCTCCGCCACGAACTCACTCCAGAACAGCTCAAGAACTCAGATGGGAAAAAGGTCATCGCCATTCTCGTGGAACGGGATGAGCTTCCGACACCATTCGTAAAAGAGTCCCAAATTGCTGAACCAGTATTTCAAGGGGATCGCTGTATTCTTCGAATCTTCGACAATGCCGGTCTGGCCAAAGAGCGTATGACATTCCGCAGAGAAGATGACATCTGGAAACTCGACATCGCCTCGATGGAACACGTCCAAGAGAAAATCTACAACGGGATGAAACGCAAGCGGAAAATGTCCGACGAAGAAATCATTGAAGAAATCTCCGCGACATGGGATGACGACCGCGATATCGATACACTCCAAGACACGACAGATCAAACGGCCCAACCGGATCAGCCGGAGGCCGTTCCTCAATCGGAGACGGAACAGGATTCTCAATGACTATGCGGCAATCGATTGTCTGCGTTTCTCTTCTCTTCACTTCCCTTTCAGCAGCGTACGCACAACGCGACCTGAAAGAGATCCCCTCACCTGATCCAGAGTTGGAACGGGAAACGTTCATTCTCCCTGAGGGATTTGAAGTCAATCTGTTTGCGGCAGACCCCGCGATTGCCAAACCGATTCAGATGAACTTCGATCCGCAAGGACGCCTGTGGATTGCAAGTTCCGAAACTTATCCGCACATCGAACCCGGTGCGGTTGCCAACGACAAGATCCTGTATCTGCAAGATGTCGATGGCGACGGAGTCAGTGATCGAACGGAAATCTTCGCCGACGGTCTTCTGATTCCGACAGGAGTCATTCCCGGAGACGGAGGTGTTTACGTCGGAGCCAGTACTGAGCTTCTGCACTTCAAAGATACCGATGGCGACGGCAAAGCCGACGAAAAAAGAATCGTCCTGTCTGGCTTCGGGACCGAGGACACGCACCACATCCTCCACACCCTGCGATACGGCCCCGAATCACTTCTCTACTTCAATCAGTCAATCTACATCCACAGCCACATCGAAACTCCCTGGGGAATCAGGAGATTGAACGCCGGAGGAATCTGGCGATTCCGACCTGAAACGCTGGAACTCGAAGTGTTCGCGCGTGGACTCGTCAACCAATGGGGAACCGATTTCGACCAGTACGGCCAGACGTTCGCAACAGACGGAGCCGGTGGCGAGGGAATCAATTACATCGTCCCCGGTGCTTCTTACGTCACAGCCTTCGGAGCGAATCGAATTCTCCACGGCCTCAACCCCGGCAGCCCGAAGCATTGTGGACTCGAAATTGTTGAGACACCAGATCTGCCGGAAGACTGGCAGGGAAGTCTGATTACCAACGACTTCCGCGGACACCGTGTCTGTCGATTCGTCCTCACCGAAAGCGGATCGGGATACCGATCTCAGGAACAACAGGAGGTCATTAAGTCCGATCACGTCGCGTTCCGACCCGTTGATGTCAAACAAGGCCCCGATGGATCGATCTACATTGCCGATTGGTACAACCCGATCATTCAACACGGTGAGGTCGACTTCCGAGATCCCCGCCGAGATCACACTCACGGTCGCATCTGGCGAGTGACCTACACAGGAAACAAAACCAATCCACCGCTTGATATTGGATCACTCGACGTTGACCAACTCCTCGAACTCGTGGCCACTTCGAATCGATACTACCGGCAGCAGGCCAAAGTCGTGCTCAAGGAACAAGGGGAAAGCATCCTCCCGACTGTCAAGCAATGGGCGACGTCTGTTAAAGACAACCAACAGGATCGCCTGCTTCTCGAAGGGCTCTGGATTTTCCAATCCCTGGGTCAGCTCGAACATGACCTTTTGAATCGATGCCTCAACTCGGACAATCACAGTGTTCGGGCAGCTGCGACGCGAGTCGTTGGACAAATGGTTTCAAAAATTGACGCCCCGCTCCAGATTCTCTCGGAACGCATTCTCGACTCCCATCCTCAGGTTCGCCTCGAGGCAATCTGTGCTCTGTCGCACGTTACAGATCCCTCTGCGGTGGAAGTCGCTCTGCAAGCTTTGACACTCGATGTCGACGAAAACATCGACTACGCGTTGTGGATGACTTGTCGAGACCTCGAACCTTACTGGGCTCCGGCTCTCGCTCGTGGAGAGCTTTCGCTCGATGCCCCTCCTCAAGCACTTCCGTTCCTGTTGCGAGCAACCAACAACAACACCGGAGTCGCCACGCTTGTCACTCGACTGAAGGACGGCACCCTGACTGCCGATTCGCTGGACGATGCTCTGAAAGTCCTCGCGGATCTTGGAACAAAGGAACATCTCGGCGAGGTTTACGATCTGGTACTCGCTGAGCAAACTCCGTTGAAGCTTCGAGCTGATCTTCTCAACACGCTGACAGAAGCGGCGAGACAACGAAATCAAGTTGCCAACCGACCGCACGACCCTCTTTCAGATCTATTGAATGAAGAGAATCCGGCATTTCGCGTGGCCCTCATTCGGTACGTAGGAGCTTCCAAAGCAACGGAGCTGAGATCAGCCATCGAAGAGCTGATCGCAAAGGAAAACGCGTCTCTCGGAGAACGCATCGAAGCTATCCATTCCTTCGGTCAGTTTTCCGACGCAGCTTCTGCATCTCGGCTGACGCAGGTCGCAAAGTCCCAGATGCCTCCGGAAATTCGCCGTGCTGCGCTCATCGAGTTACTTCGCTTCCGACCGCAACAGGCTCCTGCACTCATCGCCGATTTTCTGCAAACTGCTCCGCCGCAAGTCATCGAACCGCTCTTCTATGCCATCATTCAACGCAAGGGAGCAGAAGCCGCCGTCGCTGCTGCGATGAAAGACCTGTCTTACCCGAAAGACGTGGCTGTGATCGGATCACGCGTCCTAGGATCATCTGGCCAACAGGATTCCGAACTCGCCAAAGTCCTTCGTCAATCCGGACAACTGGCGGACGAGCCCGTTCAGCTCAGCTCTGAAGAAATGCAGCACCTCGTGGCCCAAATTCAAGCCAATGGGAATCCGGCACGCGGTGAAGAAATCTTCCGTCGCGCAGACCTCAACTGTCTGAAATGTCACGCGATTGGACCGGCAGGCGGCCAGATTGGATCGAACCTTGTCAGTCTCGGAGCGACGGCACAATTGGACTACGTCGTTGAGTCACTTCTCGATCCCAACGCCAAAGTGAAAGAAGGCTATCACACCGTGGTCGTTGCGACAGACGAAGGAAAAGTCTACTCGGGAATTCAAACCCGAGAGTCTGATGATTCACTGTATCTCCGCGATGCGGAAGGCCGCGAACACGTCGTCATCAAAGACGAAATCGTTCAACAGAAACAGGGGCTTTCCCTGATGCCCGCCGGTCTGACATCTTCAATTACAAACAACGAACTTTTGGATCTGTGTGCGTTTCTTTCATCGCTGGGACGAACTCCCGAGTTCACAATTGGAACCAAACCCGTCGTCCGAAACTGGGAGACAATCGAAGCCACGAATGAAGCAGCGTATCAATTGCGACGAACGAGCTACGCCGACACAGCCACAGACAACGACGCATTTCAATGGAAAACCGTTTACAGCTACGTTGACGGTCGACTGAATTTGAATGACCTCCCCGAAGTTTTCGTCCGCAATCGCTCTGCCCCCGGAAATCGCGGAATGAGTTTCGTTCGAGTGAAATTCGAATCGACTGACGGAATCGTCGGTTTCGATCTGCAAGATTCAACTGGACTTCAGATCTGGCTCGATGGTCAACCGATCGAATCAGCCAAGCGCATCCAGGCAGAAACCTCCGCAGGTCCTCATCAACTTACCATTGCTGTCGACCGTGCTGTTCGCACTTCTCCAATCCTCTTGAGTCCGGTAAACGGTGATGACTTCGCCATCATCGACCTCCCGGCACAGAATTAAAACGTCGAGAAAGGAAGCCCATTGATGAGGATTGGAATCGTCAGCGATACTCACGGAAACCTCGAAAACACGTCACTGGCAGTTGAGCATCTTCGATCCCACGAGATTGAAAACGTCATCCATTGCGGTGACATCGGCTCAGCGTCTATCCCGTCAGAATTCACGGAATTTCAAACGCACTTCGTGTTTGGAAATGTTGATTCCGATGTGGCGACGCTTCGTCAGGCAATCAACGACGCCAACGGAACCTGCCACGGTCGCTTCGGGGAAGTCACGCTCGGCGGACGAAAAATTGCCTTCTTACATGGAGACGACGCAGCTCGAGCGAATCAGACGATCGAATCCAACGAGTACGATCTCGTCTGTTACGGACACACGCACAAGGCAGAATCCCATCAGGAAGGATCAACGCTGGTCCTCAATCCCGGGGCTCTCCATCGAGCCAATCCGCACACCTTGGCGATCGTCGACTTGACCGATCTTTCCGTCCAACATCTTCCATTACGACCAGAGCCAGGAGCGACGAAGTAGCGTTCGCATGATCCGCAACTCGATTTTCAACCGATCGAGAATTCGTGAGCGAACCGCTGGTGAAATCCAGACGAGAATGTGCGACAATCGCATCAGTGAACGCTGATTCAACCCACTCTCTCACTGGAGGAATCGATGTCAACCGCCACAACTTCGCCTAGTGTGATCGCTGCCCCGACAGTCCGCCAGACTCAGATGCTGATCGACGGCCAGTGGTGTGACTCCACGAGTGGCAAGACCTTCGCCACCTATCATCCAGCGACGGAAGAGAAAATCGCCGACGTTGCTCTCGCGAATGCGGACGATGTTGATCGTGCAGTCAAAGCTGCACGTCGGGCATTCGAGTCAGGCGACTGGCCAGCAATGGATGCCCGTGATCGCGGTCGACTTCTGAATCGCCTGGCTGACTTGATTGAAGAGAACGCGGATGAACTCGCTGCGCTGGAGACACTCGACAACGGAAAACCAATTCGAGACGCTCGCGCAGCTGACATCCCACTGGTGATTGATTGCCTTCGATATTACGCCGGCTGGGCAGACAAGATCACCGGCGAAACGATTCCCATTCGGGGCAATTACTTTTGCTATTCGCGTCGTGAACCCTTGGGAGTGTGCGGACAAATCATCCCCTGGAATTTCCCTGCGCTGATGGTCGCCTGGAAATGGGGACCAGCACTCGCTGCCGGATGCACGATCGTCATGAAGCCGGCTGAGCAAACTCCTCTCTCCTGCCTGCGACTCGCCGAACTGGCAACCGAAGCAGGCTTCCCACCCGGTGTGATTAACATCGTTCCAGGATTTGGAGAAACTGGAGCTGCAATTGTTCGTCACCCCGATGTCGACAAAATCGCATTCACGGGATCAACGGAAACCGCACAACGAATCATGTCCGATGCAGCTCAAACGCTGAAACGTCTGACATTTGAACTCGGTGGCAAGTCACCGAACATCATCTTCGGTGACTCAGATCTCGATGCCGCAATCGAAGGAGCGGAGTTTGGACTGTTCTTCAATCAGGGTCAGTGCTGTTGTGCGGGTAGCCGTGTTTTCGTCGAGCAATCTGTGCATGAAGAGTTCATCGAGAGAGTCGTCAGCCGCGCCCAAGAGAGACGACTTGGCAATCCGTTCGATGAAAACACGACACAGGGCCCGCAAATCGACATCGATCAATTCCGGAAGATCATGCACTACATCGAACGTGGCAAACATTCCAAAGCCACGTGTGTGACCGGTGGCGAGCGCGAAGGCACGCAAGGCTTCTACGTTCAACCAACGATCTTCGACAACGTCACCGATGACATGGACATCGCAACGGACGAGATCTTCGGACCCGTCATGAGCGTGCTTCCGTTCCGTGATATCGACGAAGTGATTGAACGGTCGAACAAGACCTACTACGGACTCGCAGCTGCAGTCTGGACGAAAGATGTCGCAAAAGCTCACCACATCGCCAACTCCGTCAAAGCGGGAACCGTGTGGATCAACTGCTATGACGTCTTCGATGCAGCTGCCCCATTTGGCGGGTTCAAGATGTCTGGAATCGGACGAGAACTCGGAGCTGCTGCGCTCGCAAACTACACGGAACACAAGACCGTGACGATGAATCTCAACTCGTAACACGAGTCTTTGAAGCGATCGCCCTCAAAGCGTCTACACCGTGTGGGTGCCGTCCCATGCGCACATGTCGCAGTTGCTTTCCAACAGTGATGCTGCGCTCGCTTCGTCTGCTAGAAATGGTTATCGTCCGGTTTGCCTGCACAGCCTTGCCATAACCCAAAACGAGTGCAACAAAGCCTCGTCGTTACTTCAAACTCGCACTAAGAAGTTGCGAAGCATAGAGACTGAGAGACGATGAATTCAGAAGCTGTCAACGAGTCCGAACTGATCCGAACCGATGTCGACGGAGTGTCGACACTTCAACTCAATCGTCCCAATCGTCGACATGCTTTGTCGTTGTCATTGTTGTCCGAACTTGAAACGACACTCCTTTCACTCAAGGACGACCGCTCAATTCGCGTCGTCATCATCGCATCCGCCGGGCCGGTCTTTTCGTCCGGCCATGATCTCGGAGAGATGCAGCAACGAACTGAAGAGGAGTACTCCACTCTGTTCGCCACCTGCGCACGAGTGATGATGGCCATTCGCTCGATGCCTCAACCCGTCATCGCCAGAGTTCAGGGTTTTGCAACTGCTGCTGGATGCCAGCTTGTTGCTGCATGTGATCTGGCTGTTGCCGTCGAGACAGCTCAGTTCGCAACTCCCGGAGTCAAAATCGGGTTGTTCTGTACCACTCCCATGGTTCCACTCGTCCGCAACATCGCTCCCAAGATTGCGATGGAAATGCTGCTCACCGGTCAGCCGATTTCCGCAAAGCGGGCACTCGAAGCGGGTCTCGTCAATCGTGTCGTTTCAGAAGAGGAACTCGATTCCACAGTCAAAGAACTGACGACTGCCATCGTCGCTTCAAGTCGACGCACACTCGCCCTCGGCAAAGAAGAGTTCTATACGCAACTTGAGATGACCGAAGAGGAAGCTTACGCACGAGCCGTTACCGTAATGACGAAAAATGTTCTCGAACACGATGCTCAGGAAGGCATGGCTGCGTTCCTGCAAAAGCGGCCTCCCGTCTGGAGCGAGTAATTGGCCAAGTTTGCTTCGGCGCTGCTTCCCTGGTGGACTACAAACGGACGCGCAACCATCGACGCGACCAGAATCGCCAAGTCGCGATCACTCCTCGTGCAAACATGTCGGCGTTCATCCCGACCCAAGCGCCCATCAACCCCATCTCCAGCGTGACTCCGAAAATGTATCCCAACGGAATGCGGATCAGATAAGTCGTGAACATGGCCACATACAGGGGAAATTTTGTCTCTCCTGCACCGCGGATCGCAGCGAAGTAAACGATTGAAAGAATCAACGGAATCTGAAACAGGCCAACGACTCGAAACGCAGGAATTCCCACAGCACGGACAGCTTCGTCCCGGTTCATTTGGTTGTAGATCCAATCCGCACCGAACACGAACCAGGCGGTGATCAATACTCCGAGGAGCGTACACTGCATGGCTGCTTCGTGTCCGGCGCGAACCGCACGTTCTTTGTTTCCTGCCCCTAGCGACTGACCAACCATCGTCGCTGCGGCCGCTCCGTACGCAACGGCTGGTAGATAAGTAATTGCTTCGACTCTCACTCCGATGATATGGGCAGCGAACTCTGCTTTACCGAGTCCAGAAATCACACGCAAAAAGATGCAGTGCCCGACCCACATGACGATCCCTTCCATCCCGGAAGGAACGCCTATCGCCAGAATTTTCCGAACGGTTTCTCCTCGCAGGCTGAGATCCGCAGGCACCAGCGATAAGCCGCTGAACCCCATGATAAAAATGGCGAGTATTAACAGCCCTCCGCACACTCTCGCCACAACAGTACCAGCGACAATTCCATCCACTCCCCATGGTTCAATCGGCCCGATTCCATGAACAAGCGCGGTCGACACGATCACATTCAGAATACTTACGGAACCGAACACCCACATCGGCGTCTTCATATCACCGCAACCTCGAAGAGCAGCGGCCAGCACCAGGCTGAAACTCGAAAACAACAAGCCGATGGCATCAACGCGAAGATACCGCACAGCGATTTGAGCGGCTTGCCCATCAAGCCCCATCAGCGTCACAAGCGTCGGCGCAGCGAGGAGAATCACCCCCATAAAGAACAGTCCGGAAACGAGAGAGAGTGCCAGTGAACGATTTGCGACAACGTTTGCCTCATCTCGCTCATCTGCACCCCATGCCCGGGATATCAGCGCTGTCGTTCCCGTCGCCACGAGTGAAAAGATTAGCGACGCCAACCAGCCGACATACGCAGCGACACCAACGGCCGCAGTGGCATCGGTCCGAATATCACTCGTCAGGTTACCTGCCAGATAGACGTCGTAGAACCCAACGAGAAAATTGAGCACCTGTTCCCCAAGCACCGGAAGCGCCAGGAAGAAAACAGTTGTACGAAGAGGACCTGTCATCAGGTCAGCATGAGTCGGAGTGAGTCGAGCGCGAGACATTGATGAATTCTAGAGCAAGTTGCTCTTTTCTGTGCACTCGCTTGTGCTGTTTCATCGGACAAAAGGTGGAGTTTGCTCGTGCGAGTGAGTGTACGCCATACTCAGAAATGCTCTCGAAGAACTTGACCGCTCGTATGCAGCGACACGCGCTAGCAAACAGTCCATTCAACAAAAGAATCAAGTTTATCGCTAAGAGACAACGAAGGTGGTGAAAGATCGATGCTGGGCATGGTCACTCCGTTGTCGTCGAGACACAAACAAAAACTCATCCACACACACTGATGTGAATTGCGAGAGATCCGAACGAATACAGAATCTCCTTCCGTGAACCCTACCTGACTCCCCGATTGCACGATACGATGGGGCCACCATCTCCTTGACCTTTCAATCGATAGGATGCGTGACTCGTGATTATCGGAGTGACAAAGGAAACATTCCCAGGTGAGCGGCGTGTCGCCCTGGTTCCAGCATCGGTTTCGGCATTGAAGAAACTCGGAGCTGAAGTCACCGTTCAATCTGGTGCTGGAGTCGAGGCAGGGTTCCCCGATTCAGATTATGAGGCGGCAGGCGCCAAACTCGTTGAATCGCGTGAGAACATTCTGGAGACAGCAGATGTACTGCTTCAGGTTCGCGCAGCGGTCGCGAATCCAGAACACGGATCGGCTGATCTCGCATCTCTCAAGCCGGATCAAGTCCTGATCGCACAGTGTGATCCTCTTTCAGATCCCAAGCAAATGCAGGATGCAGCTACGAAGAAGGCTGTCATTTTCGCATTGGAACTGGTTCCGCGAATTACTCGTGCTCAGAGCATGGACGTGCTCTCATCGATGGCGACAATCGCTGGTTACAAAGCCGTTTTGATGGCAGCCAGCACCTCACCTCAGATGTTCCCGATGATGATGACTGCAGCGGGAACACTCACCCCTGCTCGCGTCTTCGTGCTCGGTGCAGGCGTTGCTGGTCTGCAAGCCATCGCGACCTCCAAGCGAATGGGAGCAGTCGTCAGCGCATACGATGTTCGCCCTGCTGTGAAGGAACAGGTCCAAAGCCTGGGAGCCAAATTCATTGAAATGGATCTTGGCACTGCTGAAGGCGAAGGTGGTTATGCCAAGGAGATGGATGAAGAATTCTATCGAAAACAACGTGAACTGATGCTCAAAGTGATCGCCGACACAGATGTCGTCATCACAACTGCAGCGATCCCAGGCAAGAAAGCGCCGATCCTCGTCACCGAAGAAATGGTCGAAGCGATGCCACCAGGCGGAGTCATCGTTGACCTTGCTGCCGAACGGGGTGGAAACTGCGAGCTCACCAAATCGGGAGAAACCGTCGTCGCTCACGGCGTGACCATTCTCGGCCCGGAAAACGTTCCATCAGACATTCCGCGTCATGCGAGCCAGATGTTCTCGAACAACGTCACGACCTTTCTCAAGTCGCTGATCAAAGACGGTGCAGTTAACGTCGATCTGGATGACGAAGTCATTGCCGGGACTCTGGTCACATACAAGGGAGAGATGGTCCATCCGCTGTGTCGAAAGATC
Proteins encoded in this region:
- a CDS encoding Ldh family oxidoreductase, giving the protein MPVLNQSQLFDVANTLLSGAGVPAEDAKIVAQELSDANIVGHDSHGIMRLMQYVDFIRDGHVKIGGEFEIVRNAPAFAVVDGNFNFGQVTARKGLALGIEKARSAGTATIMMRNCNHVGRLGAYTQDAANRGFAAIMAVNAPGPGGVAPFGGMERRLGTNPISMSGPSINGPLVLDMTTSATAEGKLRVAKQSGKTVPDGMIIDGYGKPSCDPNAYYDKPFGSILPLGGPGLGHKGYGLSVMVDVFCGMLSGSGVCRTDLPRGANGVWLHLMDVEQFLPRDEYDEWMSKYVSHLKDCPRLPGVDEILLPGELEERVKQQRSANGVEIPPETWRQISELAASLNVSLDFAAESSS
- a CDS encoding DUF1553 domain-containing protein, producing MLRISTVLRSILPLVAVMISTATGQEIDFTRDIRPILSGRCYACHGPDPETREAGLRLDQEEASQQTLDSGEAAIVPHDWSKSELIVRVTTSDDYSRMPPPEHGAALTAKEIDLIKRWIEQGANYARHWSFDPPQRPDLPDVGNSNWPLNPIDNFVLDRLDQEGLKPSPMADRSTLIRRVSLDLTGLPPTPGEVESFVNDNSPDAYERLVERLLSSPRFGERWGRIWLDLARYADSAGYADDPPREIWKYRDWVINAINDGMPFDQFTIEQIAGDLLPDPTDNQLIATAFHRNTMTNSEGGTDDEEFRSAAIVDRVNTTMQTWMGLTMGCAQCHTHKYDPITQTEYYQVYAIFNQTEDADRRDEAPVLKTWTPELLVKKQRLEERIRSLQKQLDESASPGNSELVGAGTPTGPVVARYVRIELPEEDQILSLAEVQVFSGDENLALNKPATQSSTAYDGPPELAVDGNTSGEFFEQKSTTHTEKENSPWWMVDLQRDAEISLIKVWNRNDSPTIFQRLNGFRVVLLDQEKKPVWAKTVSKAAEFDSTIQVPQTETAFSNDEVRELITVLQQHSPRIKALQKEIDQLKKQQANLSPINTPIMRELPAEKQRTTHIQIRGNFLDLGDEVQAGVLNEFHPIEVDTPNRLEFARWLMSPDNPLTARVLANRHWEVLFGRGLVETSEDFGMQGELPSHPELLDWLATRFIESGWSQKDLIRLIVISATYRQSSDTTPEIIERDPANRLLTRGPRFRLSAELIRDQALSLSGLLSDKMLGASVNPPRPKLGLKAAFGGSTDWETSTGEDKFRRGIYTTWRRSIPYPSMDAFDAPSREICTVRRIRTNTPLQALVTLNDPVYVEAAQALAGRILTEGGDELEKRLTYGFQLCTSRSPNPSELEVLTRTFQLVQSQFESKEQEAAKLRAIPEIAESDVSFAEQASWTTLSNVLLNLDETLTRR